The Oncorhynchus tshawytscha isolate Ot180627B linkage group LG32, Otsh_v2.0, whole genome shotgun sequence genome includes a region encoding these proteins:
- the LOC112245647 gene encoding suppressor of cytokine signaling 7 isoform X1, producing the protein MNNAQDMSPDFVLMRLVSAAEDDRLDEENGNLSSGGVVAGLGKEVLAHSNMKGGLEFSRDPKTGLAHSGHLSSLNNAQQSCGTAAPDTGVMATRPSVSITLPPQSAMEAKGFEFAHRGGLRPQLLVFPNILRDGEEILDRESDGRNQSREHIGLDKTSGSVSDISGGINNNTLSAGDTQQQNHLSRSWGLHPRVALSTVAVDIEIGELCHRHRLITNPLDWPPLSDKSNPLTMIESKWGCTTGELPDGPVFDLARRFGELGLGAVPKIVFKDGEMPQCSCQGAHGPAPAGMGHGDDPTETSDALLVLEGLGTGDVASLGITGCPDDDSDESRARRVQKMSGAFSLSSFQAELTRQMEGVAGEPCPSAHGDAQVCSLHGNAPNPTQPSPGDTEQNPEVSKLPGASAATPSSDRPVSPNPSQASTPRKRADKCVSAPRTPNGRGSDGEKTLKVPGKSRKGSLKIRLSKLFRTKSCSGSNSLLDKRPSVAFSISSAGSLTDVASGSGGEHDVDSQPRMTRAQSAFSPASFAPFTGETVSLVDVDISRRGANTRHPPTPPPPPRRSLSLLDDIGGPQPGPFLVGVMGASLQSLPLPLPPPHPSHATIQHSISLNDAFLRALPHSTSSQLLSAPLSSRLAPPPRLCPLRRPEASNFTASLRELEKCGWYWGPMNWEDAEMKLKGKPDGAFLVRDSSDPRYILSLSFRSQGVTHHTRMEHYRGTFSLWCHPKFEDRCHSVVEFIERAIMHSKNGKFLYFLRSRVPGLPPTPVQLLYPVSRFSNVKSLQHLCRFCIRQMVRIDHIQELPLPKPLIMYLRKFYYYDAEEEMYLSIKSIRPGAGVEQEAESQT; encoded by the exons ATGAACAACGCGCAAGATATGTCTCCCGATTTTGTCTTGATGCGCCTGGTTTCCGCGGCCGAGGATGACCGCTTAGACGAGGAGAATGGGAATCTGTCGTCGGGTGGAGTGGTGGCAGGACTCGGTAAAGAGGTCTTGGCTCATAGCAACATGAAAGGGGGCTTGGAATTCTCCCGAGATCCCAAGACAGGCCTCGCGCATTCCGGGCATCTCTCTTCGCTGAACAATGCACAACAGAGCTGCGGAACGGCGGCACCTGACACCGGGGTGATGGCAACTAGACCTTCGGTGTCTATTACTCTTCCTCCACAGAGCGCTATGGAGGCCAAGGGCTTTGAGTTCGCTCACAGAGGCGGCTTACGGCCTCAGCTCCTTGTGTTTCCTAACATATTGAGGGATGGTGAGGAGATTTTAGACCGTGAATCCGACGGTCGGAATCAGTCGAGGGAACATATTGGTTTGGACAAGACCTCCGGCTCTGTCTCCGACATAAGCGGAGGCATCAATAACAATACGCTCAGCGCCGGCGACACGCAACAGCAGAACCATCTGTCCCGGAGCTGGGGTCTGCATCCCCGGGTGGCATTATCCACGGTTGCTGTCGATATCGAGATAGGTGAGCTATGTCATCGGCACCGTTTGATCACCAACCCATTAGACTGGCCTCCCTTATCGGATAAATCCAATCCTCTCACCATGATAGAGTCGAAATGGGGGTGCACAACCGGGGAGCTGCCCGACGGCCCAGTGTTCGACCTGGCCAGAAGGTTCGGGGAGCTGGGGCTCGGCGCGGTACCCAAGATAGTATTCAAGGACGGGGAGATGCCCCAGTGCTCGTGTCAGGGTGCACATGGGCCGGCACCGGCGGGGATGGGCCATGGGGATGACCCGACTGAGACTAGCGATGCTTTGTTGGTGCTGGAGGGGCTGGGGACTGGGGACGTGGCCAGCCTGGGTATCACTGGCTGCCCGGACGACGATTCGGATGAAAGTCGAGCACGTCGAGTTCAAAAGATGTCCGGTGCATTTTCTCTCAGTAGCTTTCAAGCAGAGTtgaccagacagatggaaggggTGGCTGGAGAACCTTGTCCGTCGGCGCACGGTGACGCACAAGTATGTAGCCTGCATGGAAACGCACCTAACCCAACTCAACCGAGCCCGGGAGATACAGAACAGAATCCAGAGGTGTCGAAATTACCTGGGGCCTCTGCGGCTACACCAAGCTCGGACCGACCTGTCAGTCCAAACCCTAGCCAGGCATCAACACCCCGGAAGCGGGCAGACAAGTGCGTCAGTGCGCCCCGGACTCCAAACGGTCGGGGAAGCGACGGAGAGAAAACACTAAAAGTTCCAGGGAAGTCCAGAAAGGGCTCACTTAAAATACGCCTGAGTAAACTTTTCAGAACTAAAAGCTGTAGTGGTTCCAATAGCCTTCTGGATAAGAGGCCATCAGTGGCCTTTTCAATCTCCTCCGCTGGAAGTCTGACAGACGTGGCCAGTGGAAGTGGTGGGGAGCATGACGTGGACAG CCAACCCAgaatgaccagggcccaaagtGCCTTCTCTCCTGCTTCCTTTGCTCCTTTCACTG GTGAGACTGTTTCATTGGTGGATGTGGATATTTCGAGGAGAGGAGCGAACACTCGGCACCCTCCCACGCCTCCACCTCCGCCACGCAGAAGTCTCAGTCTATTAG ATGACATAGGTGGGCCGCAGCCTGGTCCTTTCCTAGTGGGTGTTATGGGGGCCTCCCTACagtccctccccctgcctcttcctcctcctcatccctcccatgCCACCATCCagcatagtatcagcctcaatg ATGCATTCCTCCGGGCCCTGCCTCACTCCACCTCTTCACAgctcctctcagctcctctctcttccaggtTGGCCCCGCCCCCAAGGCTCTGTCCTCTGAGGCGGCCTGAGGCCAGCAACTTCACCGCTAGTCTGAGAGAGCTGGAAAAG TGTGGCTGGTACTGGGGTCCTATGAACTGGGAAGATGCAGAGATGAAGTTGAAGGGGAAGCCTGACGGGGCGTTCCTGGTGAGGGACAGCTCTGACCCCCGCTACATCCTCAGCCTCAGCTTCCGCTCCCAGGGAGTCACACACCATACGCGCATGGAGCACTACAGAG GGACATTCAGCTTGTGGTGTCACCCCAAGTTTGAGGACCGATGTCATTCTGTGGTGGAGTTTATCGAGCGAGCCATCATGCACTCCAAGAATGGAAAATTCCTCTACTTCCTGCGATCACGTGTGCCAG ggctCCCCCCTACCCCGGTGCAGCTGCTCTACCCAGTGTCCCGGTTCAGCAACGTCAAGTCCCTGCAGCACCTCTGCCGCTTCTGCATCAGACAAATGGTCCGCATCGACCACATCCAGGAGCTGCCGCTGCCCAA accACTGATCATGTACCTGAGGAAGTTCTACTACTACGATGCAGAGGAAGAGATGTACCTGTCAATCAAGAGCATTCGACCAGGGGCTGGAGTAGAACAAGAGGCCGAGTCTCAGACGTAA
- the LOC112245647 gene encoding suppressor of cytokine signaling 7 isoform X2, protein MNNAQDMSPDFVLMRLVSAAEDDRLDEENGNLSSGGVVAGLGKEVLAHSNMKGGLEFSRDPKTGLAHSGHLSSLNNAQQSCGTAAPDTGVMATRPSVSITLPPQSAMEAKGFEFAHRGGLRPQLLVFPNILRDGEEILDRESDGRNQSREHIGLDKTSGSVSDISGGINNNTLSAGDTQQQNHLSRSWGLHPRVALSTVAVDIEIGELCHRHRLITNPLDWPPLSDKSNPLTMIESKWGCTTGELPDGPVFDLARRFGELGLGAVPKIVFKDGEMPQCSCQGAHGPAPAGMGHGDDPTETSDALLVLEGLGTGDVASLGITGCPDDDSDESRARRVQKMSGAFSLSSFQAELTRQMEGVAGEPCPSAHGDAQVCSLHGNAPNPTQPSPGDTEQNPEVSKLPGASAATPSSDRPVSPNPSQASTPRKRADKCVSAPRTPNGRGSDGEKTLKVPGKSRKGSLKIRLSKLFRTKSCSGSNSLLDKRPSVAFSISSAGSLTDVASGSGGEHDVDSQPRMTRAQSAFSPASFAPFTGETVSLVDVDISRRGANTRHPPTPPPPPRRSLSLLDAFLRALPHSTSSQLLSAPLSSRLAPPPRLCPLRRPEASNFTASLRELEKCGWYWGPMNWEDAEMKLKGKPDGAFLVRDSSDPRYILSLSFRSQGVTHHTRMEHYRGTFSLWCHPKFEDRCHSVVEFIERAIMHSKNGKFLYFLRSRVPGLPPTPVQLLYPVSRFSNVKSLQHLCRFCIRQMVRIDHIQELPLPKPLIMYLRKFYYYDAEEEMYLSIKSIRPGAGVEQEAESQT, encoded by the exons ATGAACAACGCGCAAGATATGTCTCCCGATTTTGTCTTGATGCGCCTGGTTTCCGCGGCCGAGGATGACCGCTTAGACGAGGAGAATGGGAATCTGTCGTCGGGTGGAGTGGTGGCAGGACTCGGTAAAGAGGTCTTGGCTCATAGCAACATGAAAGGGGGCTTGGAATTCTCCCGAGATCCCAAGACAGGCCTCGCGCATTCCGGGCATCTCTCTTCGCTGAACAATGCACAACAGAGCTGCGGAACGGCGGCACCTGACACCGGGGTGATGGCAACTAGACCTTCGGTGTCTATTACTCTTCCTCCACAGAGCGCTATGGAGGCCAAGGGCTTTGAGTTCGCTCACAGAGGCGGCTTACGGCCTCAGCTCCTTGTGTTTCCTAACATATTGAGGGATGGTGAGGAGATTTTAGACCGTGAATCCGACGGTCGGAATCAGTCGAGGGAACATATTGGTTTGGACAAGACCTCCGGCTCTGTCTCCGACATAAGCGGAGGCATCAATAACAATACGCTCAGCGCCGGCGACACGCAACAGCAGAACCATCTGTCCCGGAGCTGGGGTCTGCATCCCCGGGTGGCATTATCCACGGTTGCTGTCGATATCGAGATAGGTGAGCTATGTCATCGGCACCGTTTGATCACCAACCCATTAGACTGGCCTCCCTTATCGGATAAATCCAATCCTCTCACCATGATAGAGTCGAAATGGGGGTGCACAACCGGGGAGCTGCCCGACGGCCCAGTGTTCGACCTGGCCAGAAGGTTCGGGGAGCTGGGGCTCGGCGCGGTACCCAAGATAGTATTCAAGGACGGGGAGATGCCCCAGTGCTCGTGTCAGGGTGCACATGGGCCGGCACCGGCGGGGATGGGCCATGGGGATGACCCGACTGAGACTAGCGATGCTTTGTTGGTGCTGGAGGGGCTGGGGACTGGGGACGTGGCCAGCCTGGGTATCACTGGCTGCCCGGACGACGATTCGGATGAAAGTCGAGCACGTCGAGTTCAAAAGATGTCCGGTGCATTTTCTCTCAGTAGCTTTCAAGCAGAGTtgaccagacagatggaaggggTGGCTGGAGAACCTTGTCCGTCGGCGCACGGTGACGCACAAGTATGTAGCCTGCATGGAAACGCACCTAACCCAACTCAACCGAGCCCGGGAGATACAGAACAGAATCCAGAGGTGTCGAAATTACCTGGGGCCTCTGCGGCTACACCAAGCTCGGACCGACCTGTCAGTCCAAACCCTAGCCAGGCATCAACACCCCGGAAGCGGGCAGACAAGTGCGTCAGTGCGCCCCGGACTCCAAACGGTCGGGGAAGCGACGGAGAGAAAACACTAAAAGTTCCAGGGAAGTCCAGAAAGGGCTCACTTAAAATACGCCTGAGTAAACTTTTCAGAACTAAAAGCTGTAGTGGTTCCAATAGCCTTCTGGATAAGAGGCCATCAGTGGCCTTTTCAATCTCCTCCGCTGGAAGTCTGACAGACGTGGCCAGTGGAAGTGGTGGGGAGCATGACGTGGACAG CCAACCCAgaatgaccagggcccaaagtGCCTTCTCTCCTGCTTCCTTTGCTCCTTTCACTG GTGAGACTGTTTCATTGGTGGATGTGGATATTTCGAGGAGAGGAGCGAACACTCGGCACCCTCCCACGCCTCCACCTCCGCCACGCAGAAGTCTCAGTCTATTAG ATGCATTCCTCCGGGCCCTGCCTCACTCCACCTCTTCACAgctcctctcagctcctctctcttccaggtTGGCCCCGCCCCCAAGGCTCTGTCCTCTGAGGCGGCCTGAGGCCAGCAACTTCACCGCTAGTCTGAGAGAGCTGGAAAAG TGTGGCTGGTACTGGGGTCCTATGAACTGGGAAGATGCAGAGATGAAGTTGAAGGGGAAGCCTGACGGGGCGTTCCTGGTGAGGGACAGCTCTGACCCCCGCTACATCCTCAGCCTCAGCTTCCGCTCCCAGGGAGTCACACACCATACGCGCATGGAGCACTACAGAG GGACATTCAGCTTGTGGTGTCACCCCAAGTTTGAGGACCGATGTCATTCTGTGGTGGAGTTTATCGAGCGAGCCATCATGCACTCCAAGAATGGAAAATTCCTCTACTTCCTGCGATCACGTGTGCCAG ggctCCCCCCTACCCCGGTGCAGCTGCTCTACCCAGTGTCCCGGTTCAGCAACGTCAAGTCCCTGCAGCACCTCTGCCGCTTCTGCATCAGACAAATGGTCCGCATCGACCACATCCAGGAGCTGCCGCTGCCCAA accACTGATCATGTACCTGAGGAAGTTCTACTACTACGATGCAGAGGAAGAGATGTACCTGTCAATCAAGAGCATTCGACCAGGGGCTGGAGTAGAACAAGAGGCCGAGTCTCAGACGTAA
- the LOC112245647 gene encoding suppressor of cytokine signaling 7 isoform X3: MNNAQDMSPDFVLMRLVSAAEDDRLDEENGNLSSGGVVAGLGKEVLAHSNMKGGLEFSRDPKTGLAHSGHLSSLNNAQQSCGTAAPDTGVMATRPSVSITLPPQSAMEAKGFEFAHRGGLRPQLLVFPNILRDGEEILDRESDGRNQSREHIGLDKTSGSVSDISGGINNNTLSAGDTQQQNHLSRSWGLHPRVALSTVAVDIEIGELCHRHRLITNPLDWPPLSDKSNPLTMIESKWGCTTGELPDGPVFDLARRFGELGLGAVPKIVFKDGEMPQCSCQGAHGPAPAGMGHGDDPTETSDALLVLEGLGTGDVASLGITGCPDDDSDESRARRVQKMSGAFSLSSFQAELTRQMEGVAGEPCPSAHGDAQVCSLHGNAPNPTQPSPGDTEQNPEVSKLPGASAATPSSDRPVSPNPSQASTPRKRADKCVSAPRTPNGRGSDGEKTLKVPGKSRKGSLKIRLSKLFRTKSCSGSNSLLDKRPSVAFSISSAGSLTDVASGSGGEHDVDSQPRMTRAQSAFSPASFAPFTDAFLRALPHSTSSQLLSAPLSSRLAPPPRLCPLRRPEASNFTASLRELEKCGWYWGPMNWEDAEMKLKGKPDGAFLVRDSSDPRYILSLSFRSQGVTHHTRMEHYRGTFSLWCHPKFEDRCHSVVEFIERAIMHSKNGKFLYFLRSRVPGLPPTPVQLLYPVSRFSNVKSLQHLCRFCIRQMVRIDHIQELPLPKPLIMYLRKFYYYDAEEEMYLSIKSIRPGAGVEQEAESQT, encoded by the exons ATGAACAACGCGCAAGATATGTCTCCCGATTTTGTCTTGATGCGCCTGGTTTCCGCGGCCGAGGATGACCGCTTAGACGAGGAGAATGGGAATCTGTCGTCGGGTGGAGTGGTGGCAGGACTCGGTAAAGAGGTCTTGGCTCATAGCAACATGAAAGGGGGCTTGGAATTCTCCCGAGATCCCAAGACAGGCCTCGCGCATTCCGGGCATCTCTCTTCGCTGAACAATGCACAACAGAGCTGCGGAACGGCGGCACCTGACACCGGGGTGATGGCAACTAGACCTTCGGTGTCTATTACTCTTCCTCCACAGAGCGCTATGGAGGCCAAGGGCTTTGAGTTCGCTCACAGAGGCGGCTTACGGCCTCAGCTCCTTGTGTTTCCTAACATATTGAGGGATGGTGAGGAGATTTTAGACCGTGAATCCGACGGTCGGAATCAGTCGAGGGAACATATTGGTTTGGACAAGACCTCCGGCTCTGTCTCCGACATAAGCGGAGGCATCAATAACAATACGCTCAGCGCCGGCGACACGCAACAGCAGAACCATCTGTCCCGGAGCTGGGGTCTGCATCCCCGGGTGGCATTATCCACGGTTGCTGTCGATATCGAGATAGGTGAGCTATGTCATCGGCACCGTTTGATCACCAACCCATTAGACTGGCCTCCCTTATCGGATAAATCCAATCCTCTCACCATGATAGAGTCGAAATGGGGGTGCACAACCGGGGAGCTGCCCGACGGCCCAGTGTTCGACCTGGCCAGAAGGTTCGGGGAGCTGGGGCTCGGCGCGGTACCCAAGATAGTATTCAAGGACGGGGAGATGCCCCAGTGCTCGTGTCAGGGTGCACATGGGCCGGCACCGGCGGGGATGGGCCATGGGGATGACCCGACTGAGACTAGCGATGCTTTGTTGGTGCTGGAGGGGCTGGGGACTGGGGACGTGGCCAGCCTGGGTATCACTGGCTGCCCGGACGACGATTCGGATGAAAGTCGAGCACGTCGAGTTCAAAAGATGTCCGGTGCATTTTCTCTCAGTAGCTTTCAAGCAGAGTtgaccagacagatggaaggggTGGCTGGAGAACCTTGTCCGTCGGCGCACGGTGACGCACAAGTATGTAGCCTGCATGGAAACGCACCTAACCCAACTCAACCGAGCCCGGGAGATACAGAACAGAATCCAGAGGTGTCGAAATTACCTGGGGCCTCTGCGGCTACACCAAGCTCGGACCGACCTGTCAGTCCAAACCCTAGCCAGGCATCAACACCCCGGAAGCGGGCAGACAAGTGCGTCAGTGCGCCCCGGACTCCAAACGGTCGGGGAAGCGACGGAGAGAAAACACTAAAAGTTCCAGGGAAGTCCAGAAAGGGCTCACTTAAAATACGCCTGAGTAAACTTTTCAGAACTAAAAGCTGTAGTGGTTCCAATAGCCTTCTGGATAAGAGGCCATCAGTGGCCTTTTCAATCTCCTCCGCTGGAAGTCTGACAGACGTGGCCAGTGGAAGTGGTGGGGAGCATGACGTGGACAG CCAACCCAgaatgaccagggcccaaagtGCCTTCTCTCCTGCTTCCTTTGCTCCTTTCACTG ATGCATTCCTCCGGGCCCTGCCTCACTCCACCTCTTCACAgctcctctcagctcctctctcttccaggtTGGCCCCGCCCCCAAGGCTCTGTCCTCTGAGGCGGCCTGAGGCCAGCAACTTCACCGCTAGTCTGAGAGAGCTGGAAAAG TGTGGCTGGTACTGGGGTCCTATGAACTGGGAAGATGCAGAGATGAAGTTGAAGGGGAAGCCTGACGGGGCGTTCCTGGTGAGGGACAGCTCTGACCCCCGCTACATCCTCAGCCTCAGCTTCCGCTCCCAGGGAGTCACACACCATACGCGCATGGAGCACTACAGAG GGACATTCAGCTTGTGGTGTCACCCCAAGTTTGAGGACCGATGTCATTCTGTGGTGGAGTTTATCGAGCGAGCCATCATGCACTCCAAGAATGGAAAATTCCTCTACTTCCTGCGATCACGTGTGCCAG ggctCCCCCCTACCCCGGTGCAGCTGCTCTACCCAGTGTCCCGGTTCAGCAACGTCAAGTCCCTGCAGCACCTCTGCCGCTTCTGCATCAGACAAATGGTCCGCATCGACCACATCCAGGAGCTGCCGCTGCCCAA accACTGATCATGTACCTGAGGAAGTTCTACTACTACGATGCAGAGGAAGAGATGTACCTGTCAATCAAGAGCATTCGACCAGGGGCTGGAGTAGAACAAGAGGCCGAGTCTCAGACGTAA
- the LOC112245742 gene encoding transcription factor Sp2 isoform X1: MSVGGIFQGLALEGSRRASVVMSDQQDSMATTVAVSPSEYLQPSATSSQDSQPSPLALLAATCSKIGPPAAQAPVSAPPAQPQPRRLLPIKPAPIAPAPPKNLGFLSAKGNVIQLPAGLGSNSPGTPIVLTIQQSPGRSNQTSNIQYQVMPQLGGTQTIQMMQQGGQIQLIPGTNQAIITTPMTVPQPQPATAPITPQKTVAIKPSPRGRKPNAANVVRLPSGLTLPLNVATGEEPAAAPPPPTKGRRGRKKLVAAAPPPQTTSPPPEQMETILLEAGENIIQAGNQLLIVQNTGSGQQQLVQLVQQKQEQQVVQIPQQALKVVQAASATLPQVPQRQPAPSLQPEPTQLLIKTASGEWQTVQLQETTVSTPSSMVTTTLSSVGATKRTLAGGRKERTLPKIAPAGGMIALNAAQLSSAGQAVQTMNINGVQVQGVPVTITNAGGQQHLTVQTVQGGALQLGGVTSQGHQVQMEQTLALELQGQPGEKKRRMACTCPNCKDAEKRPGEVGKRKHICHIPGCEKTFRKTSLLRAHVRLHTGERPFVCNWVFCGKRFTRSDELQRHARTHTGDKRFECNQCQKRFMRSDHLTKHYKTHINTKNL, encoded by the exons ATGAGCGTGGGCGGAATCTTCCAGGGGCTTGCTCTTGAAGGCTCACGGAGAGCGAGTGTCGTCATGAGCG ATCAACAGGACAGTATGGCCACCACTGTTGCTGTCAGTCCCAGCGAGTATCTCCAACCCTCTGCCACTTCCTCTCAA GACTCCCAGCCCTCCCCACTGGCCCTCCTGGCCGCCACCTGCAGTAAGATCGGCCCCCCTGCCGCTCAGGCCCCTGTCAGCGCCCCTCCTGCCCAACCCCAACCTCGCCGTCTCCTCCCCATCAAGCCCGCCCCCATCGCCCCCGCCCCTCCCAAAAACCTGGGCTTCCTGTCCGCTAAAGGAAATGTGATCCAGCTGCCAGCGGGCCTGGGCTCCAACAGCCCCGGCACCCCCATCGTCCTCACAATCCAGCAGAGCCCTGGCCGCTCGAATCAAACATCCAACATCCAGTACCAGGTGATGCCGCAGCTGGGAGGCACACAGACCATCCAGATGATGCAGCAGGGCGGACAGATCCAGCTCATCCCGGGTACCAACCAGGCCATCATCACCACGCCCATGACGGTCCCCCAGCCACAGCCCGCTACCGCGCCCATCACCCCGCAGAAGACGGTGGCCATCAAGCCGTCCCCCAGGGGGCGGAAACCCAATGCAGCCAACGTGGTGCGGCTGCCCAGCGGGCTCACGCTGCCCCTCAACGTAGCCACCGGAGAGGAGCCAGCGGCAGCTCCTCCCCCTCCAACGAAGGGCAGACGAGGAAGGAAGAAGCTGGTGGCAgcagcccctccaccacagaccaCCTCTCCGCCCCCCGAGCAGATGGAGACGATATTGTTAGAAGCCGGGGAGAATATTATTCAG GCGGGTAACCAGCTCCTGATCGTGCAGAACACCGGGTCAGGCCAGCAGCAGCTGGTGCAGTTGGTGCAGCAGAAACAGGAGCAGCAGGTGGTCCAGATCCCCCAGCAGGCCCTGAAGGTGGTGCAGGCCGCCTCCGCCACCCTGCCTCAGGTCCCCCAGAGACAGCCTGCACCCAGCCTGCAACCAGAGCCcactcag CTGCTGATCAAAACCGCATCAGGCGAATGGCAGACTGTGCAGCTCCAGGAAACCACAGTTTCCACGCCCTCCAGCATGGTCACCACCACCCTGTCGTCCGTGGGGGCCACCAAGAGAACACTGGCGGGGGGCAGGAAGGAGAGGACCCTACCAAAAATAGCTCCGGCGGGGGGGATGATAGCGTTGAACGCGGCCCAGCTCTCCTCGGCGGGCCAGGCCGTGCAGACTATGAACATTAACGGGGTCCAGGTGCAAGGAGTGCCCGTCACCATCACCAAtgcaggag GGCAGCAGCACCTGACAGTGCAGACGGTACAGGGCGGGGCCCTCCAGCTGGGCGGCGTGACCTCCCAGGGCCACCAGGTGCAGATGGAGCAGACTCTGGCTCTGGAGCTGCAGGGCCAGCCTGGGGAGAAGAAACGCCGCATGGCCTGCACCTGTCCCAACTGTAAGGACGCAGAGAAGAG GCCCGGCGAGGTAGGGAAGAGGAAGCACATCTGTCACATCCCAGGCTGCGAGAAGACGTTCCGGAAAACGTCCCTCCTCCGGGCCCACGTGCGCCTGCACACCGGCGAGCGGCCCTTCGTCTGCAACTGGGTCTTCTGCGGCAAACGCTTCACGCGCAGCGACGAGCTGCAGCGGCACGCcaggacacacacag GAGACAAGCGCTTCGAGTGCAACCAGTGTCAGAAACGGTTCATGAGGAGCGACCATCTCACGAAGCATTacaaaacacacataaacaccaaGAACTTGTGA
- the LOC112245742 gene encoding transcription factor Sp2 isoform X2 gives MATTVAVSPSEYLQPSATSSQDSQPSPLALLAATCSKIGPPAAQAPVSAPPAQPQPRRLLPIKPAPIAPAPPKNLGFLSAKGNVIQLPAGLGSNSPGTPIVLTIQQSPGRSNQTSNIQYQVMPQLGGTQTIQMMQQGGQIQLIPGTNQAIITTPMTVPQPQPATAPITPQKTVAIKPSPRGRKPNAANVVRLPSGLTLPLNVATGEEPAAAPPPPTKGRRGRKKLVAAAPPPQTTSPPPEQMETILLEAGENIIQAGNQLLIVQNTGSGQQQLVQLVQQKQEQQVVQIPQQALKVVQAASATLPQVPQRQPAPSLQPEPTQLLIKTASGEWQTVQLQETTVSTPSSMVTTTLSSVGATKRTLAGGRKERTLPKIAPAGGMIALNAAQLSSAGQAVQTMNINGVQVQGVPVTITNAGGQQHLTVQTVQGGALQLGGVTSQGHQVQMEQTLALELQGQPGEKKRRMACTCPNCKDAEKRPGEVGKRKHICHIPGCEKTFRKTSLLRAHVRLHTGERPFVCNWVFCGKRFTRSDELQRHARTHTGDKRFECNQCQKRFMRSDHLTKHYKTHINTKNL, from the exons ATGGCCACCACTGTTGCTGTCAGTCCCAGCGAGTATCTCCAACCCTCTGCCACTTCCTCTCAA GACTCCCAGCCCTCCCCACTGGCCCTCCTGGCCGCCACCTGCAGTAAGATCGGCCCCCCTGCCGCTCAGGCCCCTGTCAGCGCCCCTCCTGCCCAACCCCAACCTCGCCGTCTCCTCCCCATCAAGCCCGCCCCCATCGCCCCCGCCCCTCCCAAAAACCTGGGCTTCCTGTCCGCTAAAGGAAATGTGATCCAGCTGCCAGCGGGCCTGGGCTCCAACAGCCCCGGCACCCCCATCGTCCTCACAATCCAGCAGAGCCCTGGCCGCTCGAATCAAACATCCAACATCCAGTACCAGGTGATGCCGCAGCTGGGAGGCACACAGACCATCCAGATGATGCAGCAGGGCGGACAGATCCAGCTCATCCCGGGTACCAACCAGGCCATCATCACCACGCCCATGACGGTCCCCCAGCCACAGCCCGCTACCGCGCCCATCACCCCGCAGAAGACGGTGGCCATCAAGCCGTCCCCCAGGGGGCGGAAACCCAATGCAGCCAACGTGGTGCGGCTGCCCAGCGGGCTCACGCTGCCCCTCAACGTAGCCACCGGAGAGGAGCCAGCGGCAGCTCCTCCCCCTCCAACGAAGGGCAGACGAGGAAGGAAGAAGCTGGTGGCAgcagcccctccaccacagaccaCCTCTCCGCCCCCCGAGCAGATGGAGACGATATTGTTAGAAGCCGGGGAGAATATTATTCAG GCGGGTAACCAGCTCCTGATCGTGCAGAACACCGGGTCAGGCCAGCAGCAGCTGGTGCAGTTGGTGCAGCAGAAACAGGAGCAGCAGGTGGTCCAGATCCCCCAGCAGGCCCTGAAGGTGGTGCAGGCCGCCTCCGCCACCCTGCCTCAGGTCCCCCAGAGACAGCCTGCACCCAGCCTGCAACCAGAGCCcactcag CTGCTGATCAAAACCGCATCAGGCGAATGGCAGACTGTGCAGCTCCAGGAAACCACAGTTTCCACGCCCTCCAGCATGGTCACCACCACCCTGTCGTCCGTGGGGGCCACCAAGAGAACACTGGCGGGGGGCAGGAAGGAGAGGACCCTACCAAAAATAGCTCCGGCGGGGGGGATGATAGCGTTGAACGCGGCCCAGCTCTCCTCGGCGGGCCAGGCCGTGCAGACTATGAACATTAACGGGGTCCAGGTGCAAGGAGTGCCCGTCACCATCACCAAtgcaggag GGCAGCAGCACCTGACAGTGCAGACGGTACAGGGCGGGGCCCTCCAGCTGGGCGGCGTGACCTCCCAGGGCCACCAGGTGCAGATGGAGCAGACTCTGGCTCTGGAGCTGCAGGGCCAGCCTGGGGAGAAGAAACGCCGCATGGCCTGCACCTGTCCCAACTGTAAGGACGCAGAGAAGAG GCCCGGCGAGGTAGGGAAGAGGAAGCACATCTGTCACATCCCAGGCTGCGAGAAGACGTTCCGGAAAACGTCCCTCCTCCGGGCCCACGTGCGCCTGCACACCGGCGAGCGGCCCTTCGTCTGCAACTGGGTCTTCTGCGGCAAACGCTTCACGCGCAGCGACGAGCTGCAGCGGCACGCcaggacacacacag GAGACAAGCGCTTCGAGTGCAACCAGTGTCAGAAACGGTTCATGAGGAGCGACCATCTCACGAAGCATTacaaaacacacataaacaccaaGAACTTGTGA